One Micromonospora sp. WMMD812 genomic window carries:
- a CDS encoding TetM/TetW/TetO/TetS family tetracycline resistance ribosomal protection protein, with amino-acid sequence MTTLNVGILAHVDAGKTSLTERLLHTVGVTDEVGSVDDGTTRTDTLALERQRGITIRSAVVSFVVDGVTVNLIDTPGHPDFIAEVERVLDLLDGVVLVVSAVEGVQAQTRVLMRTLQRLRLPTLIFINKIDRAGADPERVLRDIADRLAPSVVATGAVRAAGTADACFVPHADGDPGFTRQLLDRLTAGDDRLLAEYVADERRLTGRRLRAALAAQSRRALVHPVYAGSAITGAGVAALVDGLTTLLPTGGSGADGPASGTVFKVERGPSGEKLAYVRMFGGTVRLRDRLAVGGRVTTVTGIEVFDLGSRVRADAVAAGRIALLRGLGDVRIGDPVGAVRHGTAGNRHFASPSLETVVVPERRTDQGALYTALSELAEQDPLINVRRDAVRGDISVSLYGEVQKEVIQATLAEEYGLAVGFRETTAVYVERLVGAGAAVELIGVAPNPFLATVGLRVAPGEPGGGITFRLGVELGSMPPAFFTAVEETVRSTLRQGLHGWQVLDCAVTMTHSGYWARQSHSHGTFDKSMSSTAGDFRNLTPLVLIDALTHAGTRVEEPVHRFRLEVPTDVLAAVLPVLAGLEAVPHSTLAVGRSSVVEGVVPARRVHAVERRLPALTRGEAIFEATFDHHRPVRGEPPSRPRWDHNPTDRKEYLLAVNRRVARRGER; translated from the coding sequence GTGACAACTCTCAACGTCGGGATCCTGGCGCATGTTGACGCCGGCAAGACCAGCCTGACCGAACGCCTGCTGCACACCGTCGGCGTGACCGACGAGGTCGGCAGCGTGGACGACGGGACGACCCGCACCGACACGCTGGCCCTGGAGCGGCAGCGCGGGATCACCATCCGCTCCGCCGTCGTGTCCTTCGTCGTCGACGGCGTCACGGTCAACCTCATCGACACACCCGGCCACCCGGACTTCATCGCCGAGGTGGAACGGGTCCTCGACCTGCTCGACGGCGTGGTGCTCGTGGTCTCCGCCGTCGAGGGCGTGCAGGCGCAGACCCGGGTGCTGATGCGGACGCTCCAGCGCCTGCGCCTGCCGACCCTGATCTTCATCAACAAGATCGACCGGGCCGGCGCGGACCCGGAGCGGGTGCTGCGCGACATCGCCGACCGGCTCGCCCCGTCGGTGGTGGCGACCGGTGCCGTGCGCGCCGCCGGCACCGCCGACGCGTGCTTCGTCCCGCACGCCGACGGCGACCCGGGGTTCACCCGGCAGTTGCTCGACCGGCTCACCGCGGGCGACGACCGGCTGCTGGCGGAGTACGTCGCGGACGAGCGGCGGCTGACCGGCCGTCGGCTGCGCGCCGCGCTTGCGGCGCAGAGCCGGCGGGCGCTGGTGCACCCGGTCTACGCCGGCTCGGCCATCACCGGCGCCGGGGTGGCGGCGCTCGTCGATGGCCTCACCACGCTGCTGCCGACGGGTGGGTCGGGCGCGGACGGCCCGGCCTCCGGCACCGTGTTCAAGGTCGAGCGCGGCCCGTCCGGCGAGAAGCTCGCGTACGTCCGGATGTTCGGCGGCACGGTGCGGCTGCGGGACCGGCTCGCCGTCGGTGGGCGGGTCACCACGGTGACCGGGATCGAGGTGTTCGACCTCGGATCGAGGGTGCGCGCCGACGCCGTCGCCGCCGGCCGGATCGCGCTGCTGCGCGGTCTCGGCGACGTCCGGATCGGTGATCCGGTCGGGGCGGTGCGGCACGGGACGGCCGGGAACCGGCACTTCGCGTCGCCCAGCCTGGAGACCGTCGTCGTCCCGGAGCGGCGGACCGATCAGGGGGCCCTCTACACCGCGCTCAGCGAGCTGGCCGAGCAGGACCCGTTGATCAACGTGCGGCGGGACGCGGTCCGGGGCGACATCAGCGTCTCCCTGTACGGGGAGGTGCAGAAGGAGGTCATCCAGGCGACGCTCGCCGAGGAGTACGGACTGGCTGTCGGCTTCCGCGAGACGACGGCCGTCTACGTCGAGCGGCTGGTCGGCGCCGGCGCGGCGGTCGAGCTGATCGGCGTCGCGCCCAACCCGTTCCTGGCCACCGTCGGGTTGCGGGTGGCGCCCGGCGAACCCGGCGGCGGGATCACGTTTCGGCTGGGTGTCGAGCTCGGCTCGATGCCGCCGGCCTTCTTCACGGCGGTGGAGGAGACCGTACGGTCGACGCTGCGCCAGGGGCTGCACGGCTGGCAGGTGCTCGACTGCGCGGTCACGATGACCCACTCCGGGTACTGGGCGAGGCAGAGCCACTCACACGGCACGTTCGACAAGAGCATGTCCAGCACCGCCGGGGACTTCCGCAACCTCACGCCTCTGGTGCTGATCGACGCCCTGACGCACGCCGGAACGCGGGTGGAGGAGCCGGTGCACCGGTTCCGGCTGGAGGTGCCGACCGACGTCCTGGCCGCGGTACTGCCGGTGCTGGCCGGGCTGGAGGCGGTGCCCCACTCGACCCTGGCCGTGGGGCGGTCGTCGGTGGTGGAGGGGGTGGTCCCGGCACGGCGGGTGCACGCGGTGGAGCGCCGGCTGCCCGCGCTGACCCGCGGTGAGGCGATCTTCGAGGCCACCTTCGACCACCACCGGCCGGTCCGGGGCGAGCCGCCGTCGCGGCCCCGGTGGGACCACAACCCGACCGACCGCAAGGAGTACCTGCTGGCGGTCAACCGCCGGGTGGCGCGCCGCGGCGAACGGTGA
- the helR gene encoding RNA polymerase recycling motor ATPase HelR, producing the protein MGGDAEPTADVFDLPEHLSAKADPALIAGDQRHFAAMAASLDQASADLSARLDAERRAPGGAGRRAVDRDQEVRRLTARLRLLGRFGLDLCLGHMVSADNPEPVYIGRRGLTDSAGRRLLLDWRSPAAEPFFGATHANPMGLASRRRYRWTQGRITDYWDEVFTPDGFEGHAAALDDQSAFIASLGGSRSNRMRDVLGTIQADQDAIIRAGSSGALVVDGGPGTGKTVVALHRTAYLLYADPRLGHRRGGVLFVGPHQPYLAYVADVLPSLGEEDVQTCTLRDLVPEGAAATVETDPEVARLKSSADLVKAIEAAVRFYEEPPAKGMTVTTDDSDLWLSADDWAEAFEAPGPGTPHNEARDEVWEELLTILVDKYDGDEPEDLVRGSLQRNRELRATLHRAWPMLDAADLVGDLWSVPAYLRKCAPWLSTDEVRKLQRGDARAWTVSDLPLLDAARQRLGDAEASERKRRHEATLAAERARRATVVDELIEAHTYDDGEGVLSSLRQLDLQDALVDESALPLADPDLLAGPFAHIVVDEAQELTDAEWQMLLLRCPSRSFTIVGDRAQARHGFTESWQARLERIGLDRISLAALSINYRTPEEVMAEAEPVIRAALPDANVPTSIRSGGVPVAHGAASELGAILDAWLAAHAEGTACVIGDPTFEERPRVRSLTPELAKGLEFDLVVLVDPEAFGSGIEGAVDRYVAMTRATRQLVILTTA; encoded by the coding sequence TTGGGCGGAGATGCCGAACCGACCGCCGACGTGTTCGACCTTCCCGAACACCTCTCTGCCAAGGCCGACCCGGCGCTGATCGCCGGCGACCAGCGGCACTTCGCGGCCATGGCGGCGAGTCTCGACCAGGCGTCCGCCGACCTGTCCGCCCGCCTCGACGCCGAGCGCAGGGCGCCCGGCGGCGCCGGCCGCCGGGCGGTGGACCGGGACCAGGAGGTCCGCCGGCTCACCGCTCGCCTGCGCCTCCTGGGTCGTTTCGGGTTGGACCTGTGCCTCGGGCACATGGTCAGCGCGGACAACCCCGAGCCCGTGTACATCGGTCGACGTGGCCTCACCGACAGCGCGGGTCGTCGGCTGCTGCTCGACTGGCGCTCTCCCGCGGCCGAGCCGTTCTTCGGCGCGACCCACGCCAACCCGATGGGTCTGGCGAGCCGCCGCAGGTATCGCTGGACCCAGGGCCGGATCACCGACTACTGGGACGAGGTGTTCACCCCCGACGGGTTCGAGGGGCACGCCGCAGCGCTCGACGACCAGTCCGCCTTCATCGCCAGTCTGGGCGGCAGCCGGTCGAACCGGATGCGGGACGTGCTCGGCACGATCCAGGCCGACCAGGACGCGATCATCCGTGCCGGATCGAGCGGCGCGCTCGTCGTCGACGGCGGTCCGGGCACGGGGAAGACCGTCGTCGCCCTGCACCGCACCGCCTACCTCCTCTACGCCGACCCTCGCCTCGGTCACCGCAGGGGCGGCGTGCTGTTCGTCGGTCCGCACCAGCCCTACCTGGCGTACGTCGCCGACGTCCTCCCCAGCCTCGGCGAGGAGGACGTGCAGACCTGCACCCTGCGGGATCTCGTCCCCGAGGGAGCGGCGGCGACCGTGGAGACCGACCCGGAGGTGGCCCGCCTGAAGTCGTCCGCGGACCTGGTCAAGGCCATCGAGGCGGCCGTCCGGTTCTATGAGGAGCCGCCGGCCAAGGGGATGACGGTCACCACCGACGACTCCGACCTCTGGCTGAGCGCCGACGACTGGGCCGAGGCATTCGAGGCGCCGGGCCCCGGCACCCCGCACAACGAGGCGCGCGACGAGGTCTGGGAGGAGTTGCTCACGATCCTGGTGGACAAGTACGACGGCGACGAGCCGGAGGACCTGGTCCGCGGTTCGCTGCAGCGGAACCGGGAGCTGCGCGCGACCCTCCACCGTGCCTGGCCGATGCTCGACGCGGCCGACCTCGTCGGAGACCTGTGGTCGGTACCCGCCTACCTGCGGAAGTGCGCCCCCTGGCTCAGCACGGACGAGGTCCGGAAGCTGCAGCGCGGCGACGCCCGGGCCTGGACGGTGTCCGATCTGCCGCTCCTGGACGCGGCACGGCAGCGACTCGGCGACGCGGAGGCGTCCGAGCGGAAGCGTCGGCACGAGGCCACGCTCGCCGCCGAACGCGCGCGCAGGGCCACGGTCGTCGACGAACTGATCGAGGCCCACACCTATGACGACGGCGAAGGTGTGCTGTCGAGCCTGCGCCAACTGGATCTTCAGGATGCCCTGGTCGACGAGTCGGCGCTGCCCCTCGCCGACCCGGACCTGCTCGCCGGCCCGTTCGCGCACATCGTCGTGGACGAGGCCCAGGAGCTGACCGACGCGGAGTGGCAGATGCTGTTGCTCCGCTGCCCGTCCCGGAGCTTCACCATCGTCGGAGACCGCGCCCAGGCCAGGCACGGGTTCACCGAGTCGTGGCAGGCTCGGCTCGAGCGGATCGGGCTCGACCGGATCAGCCTGGCCGCCCTGAGCATCAACTACCGGACGCCGGAAGAGGTCATGGCGGAGGCCGAGCCGGTGATCCGGGCCGCGCTCCCGGACGCCAACGTGCCGACCTCCATCCGCAGCGGCGGCGTCCCCGTCGCCCACGGAGCCGCGTCCGAGCTGGGTGCGATCCTCGACGCCTGGCTCGCCGCGCACGCCGAGGGGACCGCCTGCGTCATCGGCGACCCCACCTTCGAGGAGCGGCCCCGCGTCCGGTCGCTGACCCCGGAGCTGGCGAAGGGGCTCGAGTTCGACCTGGTCGTCCTCGTCGACCCGGAGGCGTTCGGCAGCGGCATCGAAGGTGCGGTCGACCGCTACGTCGCGATGACCCGCGCGACCCGGCAACTGGTCATCCTCACGACCGCCTGA